One window of the Eucalyptus grandis isolate ANBG69807.140 chromosome 6, ASM1654582v1, whole genome shotgun sequence genome contains the following:
- the LOC104450880 gene encoding auxin efflux carrier component 6, translated as MITSDDLYKVMCAMVPLYFAMLVAYGSVKWWKIFTPSQCSGINRFVAVFAVPILSFHFISQNNPYEMDTRFIAADTLSKVLVLASLSAWTAFFNGSLEWLITLFSVATLPNTLVMGIPLLKAMYGDFTQSLMVQVVVLQCIIWYTLLLFLLEYRAATELIRNQFPGPTAASIAKIELDGDVISLDGRDPICTESEVDNNGRIRVRIRRSTSSAPDSALSSTVGITPRASNLSNVEIFSINTPGPLHEYHHSGTDISFGIGDLAFGCRSASPRLSGYASSDAYSLQPTPRASNFNELDSISVTTATTPVWVKSPISGKVFNRPASPVLSGITEKEISFRECTITSGPEPPDKKQEATAATPQEMPNALVMLKLILTVVGRKLSRNPNTYSSILGLLWSLISFKWNLGMPSLVKYSIKIISDAGLGMAMFSLGLFMALQPRLIACGTKMATISMAIRFISGPLVMSAACLAVRLRGVRLHAAIVQAALPQGIVPFVFAREYGVHPDILSTGVIFGMLVSLPVTLLYYILLGL; from the exons atgataACGTCGGACGACCTGTACAAGGTGATGTGCGCCATGGTCCCTCTCTACTTCGCCATGCTGGTGGCTTACGGGTCGGTCAAGTGGTGGAAAATCTTCACCCCCTCGCAGTGCTCCGGCATCAACCGCTTCGTCGCGGTCTTCGCCGTCCCCATACTCTCCTTCCACTTCATATCCCAGAACAACCCTTACGAGATGGACACCCGGTTCATCGCTGCCGACACCCTCTCGAAGGTCCTCGTGCTCGCATCGCTCTCCGCTTGGACCGCCTTCTTCAATGGCAGCTTGGAGTGGCTGATAACCCTGTTCTCCGTCGCCACTTTGCCCAACACTCTGGTCATGGGTATACCTCTGTTGAAGGCCATGTACGGAGACTTCACTCAGAGCCTCATGGTCCAAGTTGTCGTGCTTCAGTGCATTATCTG GTACACCCTTCTTCTCTTTCTACTCGAATATAGAGCTGCCACCGAACTCATCCGAAACCAATTTCCGGGCCCAACCGCGGCCTCCATAGCCAAGATTGAGCTCGACGGGGATGTGATATCGCTCGACGGCCGGGACCCAATATGCACCGAGTCTGAAGTCGACAACAACGGGCGCATCCGAGTCCGCATCCGACGGTCCACCTCGTCTGCCCCAGACTCTGCCCTATCTTCCACCGTCGGCATCACTCCGAGAGCGTCTAATCTGTCTAACGTGGAGATCTTCTCAATAAACACTCCTGGACCTCTCCATGAGTATCACCATTCAGGCACCGACATCTCATTTGGAATCGGGGACCTAGCATTCGGGTGCCGCTCCGCGAGCCCCCGGCTATCCGGGTACGCGTCATCGGATGCGTACTCGCTTCAGCCGACTCCGCGTGCCTCAAATTTCAACGAGTTAGACAGTATCTCCGTGACAACTGCGACTACACCGGTGTGGGTCAAGTCGCCAATTTCAGGGAAGGTTTTCAACAGGCCGGCGTCACCGGTGCTTTCTGGCATAACAG AGAAAGAGATAAGCTTCAGAGAATGCACAATAACTTCTGGGCCAGAGCCACCTGATAAGAAGCAAGAGGCAACAGCAGCAACCCCACAAGAAATGCCAAATGCCTTGGTCATGCTGAAGCTCATCCTCACGGTTGTGGGAAGAAAGCTCTCTCGCAATCCCAACACTTACTCCAGCATTCTGGGGCTTCTCTGGTCTCTTATCTCGTTCAA ATGGAATTTGGGGATGCCCAGCTTGGTGAAATATTCGATAAAGATCATATCAGATGCTGGTCTTGGGATGGCAATGTTCAGCTTAG GACTGTTCATGGCCCTCCAGCCCCGGCTCATCGCCTGCGGCACCAAGATGGCGACCATCTCAATGGCGATCCGCTTCATCTCCGGGCCGCTGGTCATGTCTGCCGCGTGCCTCGCGGTTAGGTTGAGAGGAGTGCGGCTTCACGCAGCGATAGTGCAG GCTGCTCTTCCACAAGGGATTGTCCCATTTGTATTTGCTAGGGAATATGGGGTGCATCCAGATATTCTTAGCACAGG GGTAATATTTGGGATGTTGGTTTCTTTGCCAGTGACCCTCCTTTATTACATACTTCTAGGCCTATGA